The following DNA comes from Verrucomicrobiia bacterium.
AAGAACACCGCTGGGCTCCTCCTCTGAGTGAGCCCTAGCAATCTCGAATGAGCTGTAGAAGTTGTCCTTATAGGACGTCTTCTCTGCTGCCTTCAAGATTCCCAGCCACAAGCGACGCATTTCGAGAATGCTAGCCTGGCCCTTCGGAAGGTGAATGTCGATCATTGCGAGATCGACCCCTCCCTCCTCCAGTCGCGCCTTACCTTCCTCATAAGAGGTGGCAGTTACGACCTGATGGCCAAGCCCGATCAGGGCGGTAGCGGCGACGTCGGCGAATCTATCATCAATAACCAAAATTCTCATATCTTTCATTCTCCTAGCGCCGGCCGCTACCCAATCTTCAAAGTTCATGTGCTGTAGTGCGGTCTGCTTTCGCTTCTCACACTTCAACGAGCAGCATTATAGCTCACAGAGCCTACTTTGTCAATAAGTTTAGGCGTTTATCTATTGACTTATTAGGTTAATAAGCGTAGAGTACTCTAATAACGACTAATACTTTCGTCATTGTGGATTTACCTGAATACCTCAAAAAACTCGGTCTTGGAGCCAAAGAAGCCCGTACGTACCTGGCCTGTCTTGAGCTTGGGGAATCCAATATTGTCCCTATTGCTGAGAAGGTTAAGCTTCCCCGCACCTCAGTGGCCTACCTCTTAGAGAAGCTCCAAGAAGAGGGCCTCATTGAGATTCTGGAGCGCCGGGGCCGCAAGCACTACATTCCGTATCCCCCGCGGAACATCCTTACTAAGTTTAAGGAGAAGGAAGAGCAGGCTAAGGAGCATAGCGCCTCGTTTGCCCAACTTGTCCCAGAGCTGAACCGGTTATACGAAAACACGCCCCACCAGCCAAAGGTGCGCATCTTTAAGGGTGAAGAGCTGCGGGACATCTATGAGGAAATGCTCAACACCAAGCCAAAAGAAATCTGTTACGTAGGAAGTACCAAGCAGATTGAAGAGGTGGTGGGTGCCCGCTTTCTCCAGGATTGGGTAAAGCGCCGGGCGGCTGCCGGTATCTGGACCCGCGCCATTAGGGTAAAGAGCGAGGAACCTAAGGACTCGGTGTATGCCGCCGGTAAAGAGGGGCAGCGGGATGTCCGTTACGCCCCTACCGGGTTTAAGAGCCCTGCTAATATCCTCATCTATGGCGATACGGTTGTAGTAGTCACTACTGCAAAGGAGAGTTTTGGTGTAGTGACCACCTCCCCAGATTACGCCACCAGTATGCAGAGTTGGTTTGAGGAGCTGTGGGAAAAGTGTGCATAAGAAAAAAGGGAGCCAGTTGGCTCCCTTTTGGGTTCATCAATCTCTCGGTTAGGGTTCATTGCACCCTCAGGCCGACCACGCGTCTCTTTTGGATCTCGGCATCCACTCACCCTTTTCGTTGAACAGGGGGTGGGTCAGGCTTACCGTTCCTATGACCGTGATGATCACAACCTGGAGATAAGACAGGTTAAAACCAAGGAGGTTCAGGACAAGGGTCGAAATCCCGATGCGGGTTACGATCCAGAGGACGTCGACGATTGTTAAGGGCTTATTGGTTTTTGTGTTTACTAGCATGTTTTTCCTTCACCTTTTTTGGTGATGCGGCTATTAAACTCTATAAATGCGTTTTTGTTGACTATCTCGCCACATTATTGTATAATTTAACAGATCTAAATTAGAAATATTAATAGTTTGTCGAGAATTATCCACGATATAATATGAGCATAGAACGCCTCCTTTCCAGCTTTGGGCTCCGTGAAAAGAAAGCCGCTGTATACCAGGCAGTCCTGGAGCGCGGCTCTTCTACCGTGCTTCCCCTCGCCCAACGGGCAGGGATTAACCGGACTACTGCATACGATATCCTTGAAGACCTTCAGATCAGAGGCTTGGTTATCTATAAGGAGATCCGGGGCCGTCGCTACTACCAGGCTACTGACCCCCGCCGGTTTAAGCACATCTTGGAACAGCAGCAGAAAGAGGTTGAGCAGTCCCTCCCCGAGCTCCTTGCACTCTATAAGCCGTCAAAAGAGAAACCAGCCACCCGCTTCTTTGAAGGCAAGGAGGAAATTGCCCTTATTTACCAGGAATTACTCAAAGCATCGTCTATCGATGCATATGGCGATTTCACCCGTATCAACTCCTTTTACCCTGATTTTCCCAAGTACGTGCAGCAGCAGATCAACCGTGGCATTAAGATCAGGGATCTCGTACCCTTTGGCACCAAGTTGGATGAACTCTCTTCCCAGTACCGGTCGCCAAAGCAGGAACTTCGCTACCTACCAAAAGATATGAACCTGGAAACGGATACCATTATCTTTGGCGACTCTGTAGCGTTTATCTCTTTTGGTGAGACTGTGCACGGGCTGATTGTAGATAGTAAGGCCATCACCGCCACTCAGCGGAGGCTATTTGAGAATCTCTGGGAAATAGCCAAGGCTTAAACCAGGTTTCTGACAGCCTGAATTTCTCCTATTGGTATACAATAATGCCATGGATCACGAGTCATTCAGCCGCATCCCCCCTTCACCAGAGGAGAGTAAGGTAGCCGAGACGGCCGTACGCACCCCCGAAGAGGAGCGTGCCTTTTTCGAACGCCTCCAATCCATTATTCGAACAATTTCGGAACGCCCCGACTTAGTGGTCACCACTAAGATGTCCCCCGACATACAAGCCCAGATGCAAGCCGAGGGCAAAGATCCGAACGATGCTTGGTACCTGTATACGGAATACGACCGAGTAAGCCGTAAGCCAATCCGCCAACACGTGCGTGTCCCCGAGCAGATAGTGGATTCACCCGACTTTGCGCGAGGTGCTGCAGCCCACGAAGCAGGACACGTACTTATTACGCGATATGGTGAATTTGTACCCAGGGCGGTCATGCAGGAACTTGGCTTTCACTCGTTAATGGCAGCAGCCGAGGAGCGGCCTACTGACCATGTGGTCCGGGAACGTTACGAGGGAGCCGGAGCCTGGGTGGACACTACCCGTAAGGAGTTAATTGCCAAGGCGGGAGTACCGGACCCTACCTCGAAGCTGTTCCCGCAAGCCCCACGCTTTGCCCAGCTGTGTGATTTGATTGTATTCGACCGATATCACGAGGAAGAAGCGAAAGCCGCTTACTACAGCGAAGAGGCCCTTGCTGCCTACGCCAAAATTGATCCCGTGGTGCGAAAAATTGAATCAACACTACCTGCCCCCGGTTCGAGTGAGAAGGAAGTGCGCAATAAGGCCATTGAGCGGTACCAAATAGTATATCGAGAACTCTGGCCCATCCTTAAGCCAATGATGGAACAGGACCGGCAAGAGCAGGCCGAGCGCAACTTGCTTGAAGAAGAGCATGCTGACCATATCCCACAAACTGCAGCCGAGGCTATCGAGCGGATCCTAGACGAAGCCCTTACAGCCGATGGGGAACAAATGCAGGAACTTTCCCGTGAATTGGTTGAAATTCTCAAGGAAATTTTCGCTATGCTGCCACGCGAGGTGCAAGAAGAACTCCTTCGTCAGGCAACGGAAGAAATGGAACGGATTGAGGACGAGATTGTAAATGGTTTTGATGCCCGCCTTACCGAAAACCCACCCCTCACCCACTCACAGGTAAAACGCGTCGATGAAATAGAACGCACGGAAGCTAAACGAAGAGAAGACATTCGCAAAGCAGAAGAAGAAAGGGAGCGGCTCGCACAACCACTCGAGGCGATAGAAATTGGGGGTTCATTAGGTGAGTATGAACAAGCCTACTCGGCGGTCCGCGAGCTAGACGAGGAGCTGTACGCACGGTTGAGCGAGATTCTGTACCCGAACATTAGAAAGGACGTTAAGCTCCGTTCAAGTGGCGGCAAACTTAACCTTCCCGCCGTATTCAGGTGGAAAGCCCAGCGAGCCGCAGGAAACACAGGAAACGACAAGATATTCGAGTCAGTCATTACCCCTGAAGCAAAAGACTATGCATTCGAAATCTTAGTCG
Coding sequences within:
- a CDS encoding helix-turn-helix domain-containing protein, whose protein sequence is MSIERLLSSFGLREKKAAVYQAVLERGSSTVLPLAQRAGINRTTAYDILEDLQIRGLVIYKEIRGRRYYQATDPRRFKHILEQQQKEVEQSLPELLALYKPSKEKPATRFFEGKEEIALIYQELLKASSIDAYGDFTRINSFYPDFPKYVQQQINRGIKIRDLVPFGTKLDELSSQYRSPKQELRYLPKDMNLETDTIIFGDSVAFISFGETVHGLIVDSKAITATQRRLFENLWEIAKA
- a CDS encoding response regulator, with amino-acid sequence MNFEDWVAAGARRMKDMRILVIDDRFADVAATALIGLGHQVVTATSYEEGKARLEEGGVDLAMIDIHLPKGQASILEMRRLWLGILKAAEKTSYKDNFYSSFEIARAHSEEEPSGVLLAQKAKEQGVPYIHCTSEGHHAERLECVCVYLGWETPLYEGADGKHISHGYEHTEEVRMQPDYRKERVEYWLAAFQQACKQVLKLPA
- a CDS encoding helix-turn-helix domain-containing protein; this translates as MDLPEYLKKLGLGAKEARTYLACLELGESNIVPIAEKVKLPRTSVAYLLEKLQEEGLIEILERRGRKHYIPYPPRNILTKFKEKEEQAKEHSASFAQLVPELNRLYENTPHQPKVRIFKGEELRDIYEEMLNTKPKEICYVGSTKQIEEVVGARFLQDWVKRRAAAGIWTRAIRVKSEEPKDSVYAAGKEGQRDVRYAPTGFKSPANILIYGDTVVVVTTAKESFGVVTTSPDYATSMQSWFEELWEKCA